From a region of the Alnus glutinosa chromosome 1, dhAlnGlut1.1, whole genome shotgun sequence genome:
- the LOC133877479 gene encoding large ribosomal subunit protein mL43-like isoform X3, with product MALRGVWQLQKLIVSYSDWGGSSRGIRAFMELHLPAFKEKNPQLEVVDELIRGQHPHLKGFYRKTPSLCAFTAKCFCKVQGRIYFAECTGNKNQRTICVKNMDPEEILLHATRLRNALGRKVVKLKTRHVTKHPSVQGTWTTDVKF from the exons ATGGCTTTGAGAGGTGTTTGGCAACTTCAAAAGCTGATTGTGAGCTATTCTGATTGGGGGGGAAGTAGTAGGGGCATCAG GGCGTTTATGGAGTTGCACCTACCAGcatttaaagagaaaaatccTCAGCTAGAAGTTGTTGATGAACTCATTCGTGGTCAGCATCCGCATTTGAAAGGCTTTTACCGTAAGACTCCCTCTCTCTGTGCATTTACTGCAAAATGTTTTTGTAAAGTTCAAGGAAGGATTTATTTTGCCGAATGCACAGGGAACAAAAACCAACGGACGATATGTGTGAAGAATATGGATCCAGAAGAGATACTTCTACATGCAACCAGGCTAAGGAATGCGTTGGGAAGAAAGGTGGTGAAATTGAAGACAAGACACGTAACCAAACATCCTAGCGTTCAGGGCACATGGACAACggatgtgaaattttga
- the LOC133877471 gene encoding loganic acid O-methyltransferase-like, with translation MSESHPMNGGDGTYSYTKNSYLQKAATNNAKAMMDDAIAEKLDVTSDRTFRIADLGCSVGPNTLFVVQNIIDAVQHKYQLSEFQVFFNDHASNDFNTLFASLPPKRPYFAAGVPGSFHGRLFPESSLHFVHSSYALQWLSKVPEELLNKKSASWNKGRVHYTSAPDEVAHAYAAQFAEDMTMFLDARAKEVAVGGLMVLLMPATPNGIPHSSAPSGLMFDLLGFSLMDMAKEGLISEAQVDSFNLPLYAPSPKEMTELVKRNGFFSIERMEMTTPLSSIDGPISGQACTMHLRAGLEGIISKHFGVEIIDQLFHRFHKKTEEFSAPLESSSKEKTQIFVALKHL, from the exons ATGTCGGAATCTCATCCGATGAACGGCGGAGACGGCACTTACAGTTACACCAAAAACTCCTACTTACAG AAAGCAGCTACAAATAATGCCAAGGCAATGATGGATGATGCAATTGCAGAGAAGCTTGATGTTACTTCAGATCGCACATTTCGAATTGCAGATTTGGGATGTTCAGTTGGACCAAACACTTTGTTTGTGGTGCAGAATATAATAGATGCTGTTCAACACAAATACCAATTATCCGAATTCCAAGTGTTTTTCAATGACCATGCCTCCAATGATTTCAACACCCTCTTTGCCTCTCTCCCACCCAAGAGGCCATACTTTGCAGCCGGCGTGCCGGGGTCTTTCCACGGCCGGTTATTCCCGGAATCCTCCCTGCACTTTGTGCATTCATCATATGCACTCCAATGGCTGTCCAAGGTGCCAGAAGAGTTGCTGAACAAGAAGTCTGCATCATGGAACAAAGGGAGGGTTCACTACACAAGTGCCCCAGATGAAGTAGCTCATGCTTATGCAGCCCAATTTGCTGAGGACATGACAATGTTTTTAGATGCTAGAGCTAAAGAGGTTGCGGTGGGGGGACTCATGGTGCTTCTCATGCCAGCCACCCCAAATGGGATCCCTCATTCTAGTGCACCATCAGGATTGATGTTTGATCTCCTGGGGTTTAGCTTGATGGATATGGCCAAGGAG GGATTAATAAGTGAAGCTCAGGTGGACTCCTTCAACTTGCCTTTGTATGCTCCCTCGCCCAAGGAGATGACAGAGCTTGTGAAAAGAAATGGGTTTTTCAGCATCGAGAGAATGGAGATGACAACCCCTCTATCAAGCATTGATGGCCCAATCAGTGGGCAGGCATGCACGATGCACTTGAGAGCTGGCCTGGAGGGCATAATCAGCAAACATTTTGGAGTTGAGATTATCGATCAACTGTTTCATCGATTCCAtaagaaaactgaagagtttTCCGCCCCACTGGAGTCTTCATCCAAAGAAAAAACTCAGATCTTTGTTGCTTTAAAACACCTATGA
- the LOC133877479 gene encoding large ribosomal subunit protein mL43-like isoform X1, with protein sequence MHPLRVPLGGAPRVVRPPCGSDKMAGQPLGQMALRGVWQLQKLIVSYSDWGGSSRGIRAFMELHLPAFKEKNPQLEVVDELIRGQHPHLKGFYRKTPSLCAFTAKCFCKVQGRIYFAECTGNKNQRTICVKNMDPEEILLHATRLRNALGRKVVKLKTRHVTKHPSVQGTWTTDVKF encoded by the exons ATGCACCCACTGCGAGTCCCTCTGGGAGGGGCTCCgagggtggtgcgaccaccctgTGGTTCTGACAAGATGGCTGGCCAGCCCTTGGG GCAAATGGCTTTGAGAGGTGTTTGGCAACTTCAAAAGCTGATTGTGAGCTATTCTGATTGGGGGGGAAGTAGTAGGGGCATCAG GGCGTTTATGGAGTTGCACCTACCAGcatttaaagagaaaaatccTCAGCTAGAAGTTGTTGATGAACTCATTCGTGGTCAGCATCCGCATTTGAAAGGCTTTTACCGTAAGACTCCCTCTCTCTGTGCATTTACTGCAAAATGTTTTTGTAAAGTTCAAGGAAGGATTTATTTTGCCGAATGCACAGGGAACAAAAACCAACGGACGATATGTGTGAAGAATATGGATCCAGAAGAGATACTTCTACATGCAACCAGGCTAAGGAATGCGTTGGGAAGAAAGGTGGTGAAATTGAAGACAAGACACGTAACCAAACATCCTAGCGTTCAGGGCACATGGACAACggatgtgaaattttga
- the LOC133877479 gene encoding large ribosomal subunit protein mL43-like isoform X2: MHPLRVPLGGAPRVVRPPCGSDKMAGQPLGQMALRGVWQLQKLIVSYSDWGGSSRGIRAFMELHLPAFKEKNPQLEVVDELIRGQHPHLKGFYRNKNQRTICVKNMDPEEILLHATRLRNALGRKVVKLKTRHVTKHPSVQGTWTTDVKF, encoded by the exons ATGCACCCACTGCGAGTCCCTCTGGGAGGGGCTCCgagggtggtgcgaccaccctgTGGTTCTGACAAGATGGCTGGCCAGCCCTTGGG GCAAATGGCTTTGAGAGGTGTTTGGCAACTTCAAAAGCTGATTGTGAGCTATTCTGATTGGGGGGGAAGTAGTAGGGGCATCAG GGCGTTTATGGAGTTGCACCTACCAGcatttaaagagaaaaatccTCAGCTAGAAGTTGTTGATGAACTCATTCGTGGTCAGCATCCGCATTTGAAAGGCTTTTACC GGAACAAAAACCAACGGACGATATGTGTGAAGAATATGGATCCAGAAGAGATACTTCTACATGCAACCAGGCTAAGGAATGCGTTGGGAAGAAAGGTGGTGAAATTGAAGACAAGACACGTAACCAAACATCCTAGCGTTCAGGGCACATGGACAACggatgtgaaattttga
- the LOC133877460 gene encoding RNA-dependent RNA polymerase 1-like produces the protein MGKTIQLYGFPSSVTAQEVKAYLEQRTGAGTVYAIKVRNKNGGQRAYAIIQFTTTSEAEYIISLANEQLYYGRSYLKAREMEHDIVPRPRTFLHNIENITLHFGCQISDEKFLILWKAVNVSVNFGSGMRKLHFSLSHNYVEYRLELSYENVWQIELHRPRNQTAKYLLIQLLGAPRIYEKDSRSSGHVSEDLLLNFSKDSSGDQWIRAIDFTPSYCIGQSSALCLELPYGHQLPNFQENFAYYKESEGRYVLESGSTFSCNLDLVPVVGPPPGVDLPYDILFRINMLVQNGYLVGPTLDNTFYRLVDPCKFDIAHIEHALEKLHHLKECCYEPSRWLQEQYIKYRTSRHPPKPPAISLDSGLVYVHRVQITPSKVYFCGPEINVSNRVLRHFSEDIDNFLRVSFVDEELDKMFSTDLSPRTSSANEDRRTGIYKRILSILRNGIVIAGKKFETLAFSSSQLRDNSIWMFASRDGLTAADIREWMGNFNSIKNVAKYAARLGQSFGSSTETLSVGRREMEIIPDIKVERGGVEYVFSDGIGKISAEFARKVALKCGKGTSPSAFQIRYGGYKGVVAVDPTSSMKLSLRKSMSKYESGNTKLDVLAFSKFQPCYLNRQLISLLSTLGVNDHVFETKQRQAVEQLDAILTDPLKAQEALDMMSPGENTNILKEMLMCGYKPDAEPFLSMMLQTFRASKLLELRIKTRIFIPNGRAMMGCLDETGTLEYGQVFVQFSGTKHKELYNDSIMYSGTGSNKPFVVEEKVVVAKNPCLHPGDVRVLRAVDVKALHHLVDCVVFPQRGSRPHPNECSGSDLDGDIYFVCWDPALIPPQQVEPMDYLPAKSIELDHVVTIEEVEEYFVNYIVNDSLGIIANAHTVHADRELQKAMSSPCIELAKLFSIAVDFPKTGVPAVIPHNLHVKEYPDFMEKPDKPTYESYNVIGKLFREVKDITPNTNSSMSFTMERARRSYDTDMEVDGFEDFIDDAFFYKSSYDYKLGNLMDYYGIKTEAEIMSGNIMRMAKSFTKRRDAEAITVAVRSLRKEARAWFNEKGSGLDSGADDVYAKASAWYYVTYHHTYWGCYNEGMNRDHFLSFPWCVYDKLVHIKKDKASIRRALHLSSLEHQFTHGLHLS, from the exons ATGGGTAAGACAATTCAATTATATGGATTCCCTTCTAGTGTGACTGCTCAAGAAGTTAAGGCATATCTGGAGCAACGTACAGGTGCAGGAACTGTGTATGCCATTAAGGTTAGGAATAAAAATGGGGGTCAAAGAGCATATGCTATCATTCAATTCACCACCACCAGCGAGGCTGAGTATATTATCTCCTTGGCTAATGAACAACTATATTATGGGCGCTCTTATCTGAAGGCACGGGAAATGGAACATGATATTGTACCAAGGCCAAGAACCTTTCTGCATAACATAGAAAACATTACTTTGCATTTTGGCTGTCAGATCTCGGATGAGAAATTTTTAATCCTCTGGAAAGCGGTGAATGTTTCTGTGAATTTTGGGAGTGGGATgcgaaaattacatttttctctgTCCCATAATTATGTGGAGTACAGGCTTGAGCTTTCCTATGAGAATGTTTGGCAAATTGAGTTACATCGCCCACGCAATCAAACTGCAAAGTATCTTCTGATTCAG TTACTCGGAGCTCCTCGGATCTATGAGAAAGATTCACGCTCTTCAGGACATGTATCTGAAGATCTGCTTCTCAATTTTTCCAAGGATAGCTCTGGTGACCAATGGATCCGGGCAATTGATTTTACTCCATCATACTGTATTGGGCAGTCTTCTGCTCTATGTTTGGAGCTTCCTTATGGTCACCAACTTCCAAATTTTCAGGAAAACTTTGCTTATTATAAAGAAAGTGAAGGAAGATATGTTTTGGAAAGTGGTTCTACTTTTTCTTGCAATCTGGATCTAGTTCCTGTTGTTGGTCCTCCTCCCGGTGTTGATTTACCGTATGACATCTTGTTTAGAATTAACATGCTGGTTCAGAATGGCTATCTTGTTGGGCCAACACTTGATAATACTTTTTATCGCTTGGTTGATCCCTGCAAGTTTGACATTGCCCATATAGAGCATGCCCTTGAGAAACTCCATCATTTAAAAGAATGTTGCTATGAGCCATCGAGGTGGCTCCAAGAACAGTATATAAAGTACCGCACATCAAGACATCCTCCAAAGCCGCCTGCTATATCCCTAGACTCTGGGTTGGTGTATGTACACAGGGTTCAGATAACACCTTCTAAAGTGTACTTCTGTGGTCCAGAAATTAATGTATCAAACCGTGTACTGCGTCATTTTTCTGAAGATATTGATAATTTTCTTCGTGTCTCATTTGTTGATGAGGAGTTggataaaatgttttcaacagATTTATCTCCACGTACGTCTTCTGCAAACGAGGATAGGAGAACTGGAATATACAAAAGGATTCTGTCAATTCTTAGAAATGGCATAGTTATCGCTGGTAAGAAGTTTGAAACTCTTGCGTTCTCATCAAGTCAGTTGCGGGATAATTCTATATGGATGTTTGCTTCAAGAGATGGACTAACTGCTGCTGATATAAGAGAGTGGATGGGCAATTTTAATTCGATTAAAAATGTGGCAAAATATGCTGCCAGACTGGGTCAATCCTTCGGTTCATCCACAGAAACTCTTAGTGTTGGTAGGCGTGAAATGGAAATTATTCCTGATATAAAGGTTGAGCGGGGTGGAGTCGAGTATGTCTTCTCTGATGGAATTGGGAAAATATCTGCGGAATTTGCCCGGAAAGTGGCTTTAAAATGCGGTAAAGGAACAAGTCCATCTGCCTTTCAGATCCGATACGGTGGGTATAAAGGTGTTGTAGCTGTTGATCCAACCTCATCAATGAAATTATCATTAAGGAAGAGCATGTCCAAGTATGAATCAGGAAACACAAAACTCGATGTCTTGGCATTTAGCAAGTTTCAACCTTGTTATCTGAATCGCCAGTTGATCAGTCTTTTGTCTACCCTTGGTGTTAACGATCATGTTTTTGAGACTAAACAAAGACAAGCTGTAGAACAACTGGATGCTATACTAACAGATCCATTAAAGGCACAGGAGGCTCTTGATATGATGTCCCCAGGGGAGAATACCAACATTCTGAAGGAAATGCTCATGTGTGGTTATAAGCCTGATGCTGAACCATTTCTTTCTATGATGCTGCAGACGTTTCGAGCATCAAAGTTGTTGGAATTGCGGATTAAAACAAGGATCTTTATTCCAAATGGAAGAGCAATGATGGGATGTCTGGATGAAACCGGAACCTTGGAATATGGTCAGGTATTTGTGCAATTTTCTGGCACTAAACACAAGGAGTTGTACAATGATTCCATCATGTACAGTGGCACTGGATCAAATAAGCCTTTTGTTGTTGAGGAGAAGGTAGTAGTTGCCAAAAACCCCTGCTTGCATCCAGGGGATGTGCGTGTTTTAAGGGCTGTTGATGTGAAGGCTTTGCACCATTTGGTGGATTGTGTTGTTTTCCCTCAAAGAGGATCTAG ACCTCATCCAAATGAGTGTTCCGGTAGTGATTTGGATGGAGATATCTACTTTGTCTGTTGGGATCCTGCACTGATTCCACCTCAGCAAGTCGAACCAATGGATTACCTCCCAGCTAAAAGTATCGAGTTGGATCATGTTGTTACCATTGAG GAAGTCGAGGAGTATTTTGTTAACTACATAGTCAACGACAGCTTAGGAATTATTGCCAATGCCCACACTGTTCATGCTGATAGAGAGCTTCAAAAAGCAATGAGTAGCCCATGTATAGAGCTTGCAAAGCTATTCTCAATCGCTGTTGACTTTCCAAAAACTGGCGTACCAGCTGTGATACCACATAATCTTCATGTCAAAGAATATCCTGATTTCATGGAGAAGCCAGACAAACCCACCTATGAGTCATACAATGTGATTGGAAAGCTTTTCCGGGAGGTGAAAGACATTACACCGAATACTAATTCTTCTATGTCCTTCACTATGGAAAGGGCAAGGCGGTCATATGACACTGACATGGAAGTTGATGGCTTTGAGGATTTCATCGACGACGCTTTCTTTTACAAAAGCAGTTACGATTACAAGTTGGGGAACTTGATGGACTATTATGGCATCAAAACTGAGGCTGAAATAATGAGTGGGAATATTATGAGAATGGCCAAGTCTTTCACCAAGAGAAGAGATGCAGAAGCAATTACTGTGGCTGTCAGGTCCTTGAGAAAGGAAGCTAGAGCCTGGTTCAATGAGAAGGGAAGTGGATTAGATTCTGGAGCTGATGATGTATATGCCAAAGCCTCAGCTTGGTACTATGTTACATATCATCATACTTACTGGGGTTGCTACAATGAAGGTATGAATCGAGATcattttcttagctttccatgGTGTGTTTATGACAAGCTGGTCCACATTAAGAAGGATAAAGCAAGCATTAGAAGGGCTCTACACCTATCTTCTCTGGAGCACCAATTCACTCATGGATTGCATTTGAGCTGA
- the LOC133877479 gene encoding large ribosomal subunit protein mL43-like isoform X4, with product MALRGVWQLQKLIVSYSDWGGSSRGIRAFMELHLPAFKEKNPQLEVVDELIRGQHPHLKGFYRNKNQRTICVKNMDPEEILLHATRLRNALGRKVVKLKTRHVTKHPSVQGTWTTDVKF from the exons ATGGCTTTGAGAGGTGTTTGGCAACTTCAAAAGCTGATTGTGAGCTATTCTGATTGGGGGGGAAGTAGTAGGGGCATCAG GGCGTTTATGGAGTTGCACCTACCAGcatttaaagagaaaaatccTCAGCTAGAAGTTGTTGATGAACTCATTCGTGGTCAGCATCCGCATTTGAAAGGCTTTTACC GGAACAAAAACCAACGGACGATATGTGTGAAGAATATGGATCCAGAAGAGATACTTCTACATGCAACCAGGCTAAGGAATGCGTTGGGAAGAAAGGTGGTGAAATTGAAGACAAGACACGTAACCAAACATCCTAGCGTTCAGGGCACATGGACAACggatgtgaaattttga